The sequence GTTTGAGCCGGGAAGCCTGAGGGAGCCGCTCGCATTGTGGTCCGCCGTGATTCAACAACTCGGGCAATGACGACCTGACGGCGGCTTGATTCACAGATATTCATGACGACCATGTCGGCGCGGACGGAGTTCGATCGTCCTTGGCTTACAATCCCGGAACCGCCGCGGATGGCCCGGCACACGGGAAGCAATCTCGTCGCCTCGACCGCAAGAATTGAACTGGAGCAATGCCCATGAGGATCACCGTCGAAACCAGCGTCGCAGCCCCCATCGATCGGGTCTGGCAGGCCTATACGACGCCTGCCGACATCGTGACGTGGAATGCGGCGTCCGACGACTGGCATACGACCAAGGCGACGGTCGACCTGCGGGAAGGCGGCGCCTTCTCGTCGCGGATGGAAGCCAAGGACGGCAGCATGGGCTTCGACTTCGCCGGCACCTACACCAAGATCATCGAACACAAGCGGATCGAATACGCGTTCGGCGATCGAAAAGCCGAGGTCGAGTTCGTGCCCAGCGCGAATGGCGTCGTCGTCCGCGTCGCCTTCGATGGCGAAACGACGCACTCGGTGGAGCAGCAGCAAGCCGGCTGGCAGGCGATCCTCGACAATTTCGCGCGCTACGTCGAGACGAAGCAGAAGCCCTGATCGATCAGGGATCGGGCGTGCTGACTCACGCCCGATCCCTTTCATGCGTTTCTTCGCGCTTTTTGTTTTGTTGATGGTGCGCATCAGGGATGATGGCTTACCGGACGAGGGCAATGGCGGTCGATCGCGGGCAAATCCTGCACGCTATTCAATCACTTCGTCGGCGCGGGCGACGACGGTTGCAGGCAGGTCGAGGCCCAGGGCCTTGGCGATGCGGAGATTGATCCTGAGGTCGAACTTGGTGGGTCGTTCGAAAGGCAGATCGCCCGGCTTTGCGCCCCGTAGAACGCGATCAACCTGCGCAATCAAGCGGCGCCCTGCGTCTGCAAAGTCAGGGCCGAACGACATGAAAGCGCCGTTCGCGACCCAGTCCGGTGAAGCAAAGATCGCAGGCTTCTTGCTCAGATTCACCAGCCTGACGACTTCGCCCAGGTGGGCGCTGAGCACGACGTCAGGAACGAAAACAAGACCGTCAAATCGGGCGAGGTTGTCCGGGCTCAGGATTGTCCCGATGCTGGCGGGATCATCGATGTTGATTGCTTCGACCTCGAAGCCGAGCTTGCGGCCGGCCTCCAGGACCGGCGTGAGACTCTGTGCACCGCTCGACACCTTTGTCGTGACAGTCCCGAGGCGGACGGCCTGGGGCAGGATCTCCCGCATGAGCTCGACCCGCTTTACAGTGGTTTCCTCCGAGAAAACCGCGATGCCGGTCACGTTGCGGCCTGGGCGGGCGAGGCTGTCGGCCAATCCGGACGCGACAGGGTCGACGGCAGCAAGGGTGACGATCGGAATGGTCCGCGTTGCCTTGTAGGCCGCGAGGGCGGCGGGTGTGCTGATGGCGATGATCACGTCAACCCGTCCATCCCGCACGATCTCCTGCGCGAGCGCCGGTAGCGCGTCGGCATCTCCGGCCGCGTGACGAAACTCGAGTCGAATCCGCCCCTCAACATAACCAAGCTCAGCAAGCAGCCTCTTGGTTCCAGCGATCTGCGCGGGGATTTCGACCGGTCCCAACTGGACGACGCGCGGCGTTGCGGAGGACTGCTGGGTGCGTGCGATGAGCGGCCAGCCGATTGCGCCCGCCACCAGCCCGATGAATGCGCGCCGTCTCATCTGACCTCGCTCGAAACTGCCGTGCGATGGTCAGACTATAGCACGTGCTCCTAAGCCATCCGACGTAGATCACGGGCCAGATACCGAGCGAGCCGTCGTCGGCAGCACGCCTGGATCAGAGACTTGGCGGCGGGCAAGTCCTCGATCTTTATCGTGCCTCTGCCGGGGGGCGGCGCGGGGGAGTGCTTTGAACCAGACCGTCTTCGAGATGCACCAACGTCGCGTATGTCGGTGAGACCGCGACGAAGGAACGCGTGATGAAGGCCCTGAAAGCATCGATTTGCGTCGCGGTCACCGCGCTCGCCTTGAGCTTTTCGCTCGGCGCGCCGTCCCATGCCGCACATGACGAGGCAGATGCCCTCATGCTGCAGATGAAGCAGCTTTATCGGGCCGGCAAATATACCGAAGCGCTGCCATTGGCTCAGAAATCGCTGGTGCTGCGCGAGAAGGAGTTCGGCCCTGATGATGCGGCCCTCGCGATGCCGCTGAACGACCTCGGCACGATCCACTACAATCTCGGCCAATACGCGGTGGCCGAGCCGCTCTACAAGCGCGCGCTGGCGATCCGGGAGCGGACGCTCGGTTCGAACCATCCGGAAGTCGCCATGGTGCTGAACAATCTGGGCGATCTCTATCGCGCGGAAGAGCGTCACGCAGAAGCGGAGCCGCTCCTCAAGCGCTCGATCGCCATCAGCGAGAAGACGGTCGGCCCCAATGATGCGTCGATCGTGATGGCGTTGAGCAACCTCGGCGCGGTCTACAGCCATCAGGGCCGGTACGATCAGGCCATACCGCTATTCAAGCGAGGCCTTGCCGTGCTGCAGAAGGCGCTCGGTCCCGACGATCCCGAAGCCACGGTGTTGATGAACAATTTGGCCGACGCCTATATCAATCGCCATCGCTATGCCGATGCCGAGCGCCTGCTGAGGCGGTCGATGGCGGTGACCGAGAAGGCGTTCGGCCCGGATCATCCCGACATCGCGCAGGCACAGAACAATCTGGCTGCGCTCTACGGGCGTCAGGGCCGTAACGCGGAGGCCGAGCGGCTGTTCAAGCGGTCGGCGGCCACTTTCGAGAAAACCCTCGGCCCCAACCATCCGGATCTCGCCGGCGTTCTGGAAAACCTCGCCGGTCTCTACAAGTATCAAGGCCGCTATGCCGATGCCGAGCAGGTCCTGAAACGGTCGATGGCCATTCGGGGGAAGACCAGTCGGATCTGACTTCCACGCACCTCAAGACGAGGATCGAGTGCGCGGTCGTCTCGAAGGACGAGGCACGCGCTCAGGTCGTGCAATTCGTACGGTTCTCAGAGATTCCCGAGGGCTGCGATGGTGACATCATGCCACTGTTTTGCCCGGCGGTCAAGCCAATTTCGGTAAATCAAAAATATCGAATGCAAACAAGACCATGGCTACTGTGCATGGGGTTGTTTCGAGACGTTGGTCGTCATACCGGTTTTCGTGGCGGCAGCAGGAATGCGAATGCCTGGGCGTTCGCCTCGCCGAAGCGGCGGCTTCGGCCGCGCAGGAGGGACGAGATATTCGGTAGCGGTTCTGATCCGCTCAGCTATCCACCTTCAGCGCGGCGATGAAAGCTTCCTGCGGGATGTCG comes from Bradyrhizobium sp. CCGE-LA001 and encodes:
- a CDS encoding SRPBCC family protein, with protein sequence MRITVETSVAAPIDRVWQAYTTPADIVTWNAASDDWHTTKATVDLREGGAFSSRMEAKDGSMGFDFAGTYTKIIEHKRIEYAFGDRKAEVEFVPSANGVVVRVAFDGETTHSVEQQQAGWQAILDNFARYVETKQKP
- a CDS encoding ABC transporter substrate-binding protein, producing the protein MRRRAFIGLVAGAIGWPLIARTQQSSATPRVVQLGPVEIPAQIAGTKRLLAELGYVEGRIRLEFRHAAGDADALPALAQEIVRDGRVDVIIAISTPAALAAYKATRTIPIVTLAAVDPVASGLADSLARPGRNVTGIAVFSEETTVKRVELMREILPQAVRLGTVTTKVSSGAQSLTPVLEAGRKLGFEVEAINIDDPASIGTILSPDNLARFDGLVFVPDVVLSAHLGEVVRLVNLSKKPAIFASPDWVANGAFMSFGPDFADAGRRLIAQVDRVLRGAKPGDLPFERPTKFDLRINLRIAKALGLDLPATVVARADEVIE
- a CDS encoding tetratricopeptide repeat protein, producing the protein MKALKASICVAVTALALSFSLGAPSHAAHDEADALMLQMKQLYRAGKYTEALPLAQKSLVLREKEFGPDDAALAMPLNDLGTIHYNLGQYAVAEPLYKRALAIRERTLGSNHPEVAMVLNNLGDLYRAEERHAEAEPLLKRSIAISEKTVGPNDASIVMALSNLGAVYSHQGRYDQAIPLFKRGLAVLQKALGPDDPEATVLMNNLADAYINRHRYADAERLLRRSMAVTEKAFGPDHPDIAQAQNNLAALYGRQGRNAEAERLFKRSAATFEKTLGPNHPDLAGVLENLAGLYKYQGRYADAEQVLKRSMAIRGKTSRI